In Papaver somniferum cultivar HN1 chromosome 1, ASM357369v1, whole genome shotgun sequence, a genomic segment contains:
- the LOC113334129 gene encoding ATP synthase mitochondrial F1 complex assembly factor 1-like → MAMMNLISSRFSRCLISSMTTLLHFDSSSSSLGRHSYNTFSLQSYVQTPDTQENLKKMIPGNNMKWGSLGPSRDYSNFASGFTPLQQKTLSSILDIERAKNFSPEDLADIWDDYHLGRGHIGVTMKAKLYHLMKQRAVTCRHFVVPLWKGSGYVTMFVQVQMPHIIFTGLEDYKARGTQAAPYFTATYFTEFAETKDMVLVRGDVVFTSKLTDVEAQWLLETTQAFYLNDARYKLVEQFNKQTRDFEFKDVLKALDLPVG, encoded by the exons ATGGCGATGATGAATCTGATTTCGTCAAGATTTTCAAGATGTTTGATATCTTCGATGACTACTCTTCTTCATtttgattcctcctcctcttcatTAGGAAGACACTCTTATAACACTTTTTCTCTGCAAAGCTATGTCCAAACTCCCGATACCCAAGAGAATCTAAAGAAAATGATTCCAGGAAATAACATGAAATGGGGTTCACTTGGTCCTTCTAGAGATTATTCGAATTTCGCATCTGGGTTCACGCCTTTGCAACAGAAAACATTGAGTTCAATTCTTGACATTGAGAGAGCCAAGAATTTCTCACCAGAAGATCTTGCTGACATTTGGGATGAT TATCACTTGGGGAGAGGTCATATTGGTGTAACGATGAAGGCGAAATTGTATCACCTAATGAAGCAAAGAGCAGTTACTTG CCGGCATTTTGTCGTTCCTTTATGGAAAGGAAGTGGTTATGTAACAATGTTCGTTCAAG TGCAGATGCCACACATTATTTTCACTGGTCTTGAAGATTACAAGGCAAGAGGAACTCAAGCAGCACCCTATTTCACAGCGACATATTTCACAGAATTTGCAGAGACCAAGGATATGGTGCTCGTCCGTGGGGATGTTGTTTTCACCAGCAAGCTCACTGACGTGGAGGCTCAATGGCTTCTTGAGACCACTCAAGCTTTCTATCTGAATGATGCCAGGTACAAACTAGTTGAACAATTTAACAAACAGACTCGCGATTTTGAGttcaaggatgtgttgaaggcactGGATCTGCCAGTGGGTTGA